TGCCGGCACCAGAGTTCCGGGATGCCTGGTTACATGGTGTTCTGAGCAATCAGACGGTTCGCATCATCGTGCGATCCAGTCTTTCCGGCAGCCGGATTCGAATTCGCCTGTCGAACGCATTTGGAACGCACCCGCTGATTATCGGGGCGGCTCACATTGCCGCCGTACCCTCTGGCACGGCGCAAATCATGAACTCCGCAGCGGCTTCCTCCGCGGCTGTTTCAAGAGGAGTCGGGAATTCCCCTTCGATCGTTCGTCTTGTTATTCCAGACCAGGACAAGGAGATTGCCGGCACGGATCGAATGATTCTGTTCGGAGGACGGCCGTCGGTGATCATCGCTCCTGGAGAAACCGCCATCAGCGATCCAATGGATTTCGAGACACGCGGCGCTGGCTTCCTGGCCGTGAGCCTGTATCTTCCGAACAAGACCGAACCTGCCACGGTTGTCGGCAGCGCCACAACAGCCTCCGTTTTCCAGGGGGACGCCACCGCGATGGCTAGTGAAACGTCGGTTCTCCAACGCGGTCCGGCACGTGGCAGTTTGTGGCTGTCGAGCGTGGAAGTCTTCGGTTCAGCGGAGAGTACGGGAATCATGATTATCGACGATGACAGCCGTTGGCGCGACGGGTTGAGTCCTGGTGCCGGCTGGCAAGTCCCGCTGATGGATCGCTTACTTTCGAATGGCGGATCAAACCGCTTCGCTGTTCTCAATTCCAGCATGAACGACTGCCCTTTGATCGGAAACTGTCGACCCACCGCGGTCGAGCGGATTCAGGAAGCAGCGCGGAATCAAGAGGGAGTGAAGTGGGTGATCCTTGCGACCGGCTTCGACGATATCCTCAACGCGAGTTACGACTCCGGGGTTCTGGGGCAGGCGCCACTTAAGACCACCGTCGAAGATGTGATTGCCACCCTCAGAGAAATCATCGCCGAAGCCCACGCGGCCGGACTTCGGATCACCGGCGTAACCTATCCGCCTTTTTTCGGAACCCCGCGCTACACTGAGAAAGGCGACGCCATGCGGGAGGCCGTCAACGAGTGGATTCGTGCAGGCGGCGCTTTTGATGCAGTTGCGGATTTCGATCGTGCTGTGCGCGATCCCAACTACCCCAGTCAACGGCAGTCCCTGTTTGTGGGCGAGAATCCCGCTTTTCTCGGTAACTTGGGATTCCAGGCTATGGCAAATTCGATCGACGCATCGGTTCTCACGCGCTAATCGAAGCCTAGAACTGCATACCCCGAACGCCCGATGTACACATCTCCTTTATGCTGTGACCCCGCTAAAAACACCGCAGGTTTACGAGTTGCAACTCAGTGGACGTGTAGTCGGTTACTCGTAGATGTATTCGTCCAACAGGATTCGCATTCCCTACGATTTGGATAACAATGCTGTCTCGGACCGTTCCAAGATCCAGCGCGCCATTTCGCGGGTGATGGATGGAAAGCAGGCAAGGAACTCTTCAAGCGTGTAATTGTGTTCGAGATAATCGAATAGGGTCTTTACCGGCACCCGGGTCCCCTTGAACACGGGCGTTCCACCGAGGATTTCCGAGTCCACAGTAATGAGATCATCGGACTTCATGTTACCAACATAACTGAAGTGATGATTTCCAGCAAAGGGACACACTCAGGTGGGGAGTTCACGCCGCTACAGCGGCCACTTCACATCGAATTGTTTGCAGAGGCTGGCGAAATAGGTTGGATGCAGGTTCAGAAGCTTGGCGGCTTCAGCGCGGTTGCCTCCGGTCTCTTTCATTGCCCTTTCGAGGATTTTCTTTTTCGCCGCGGCCACTTCGGTTTCCCAGCGGCCGAGGTTCGGCGGTTTGGCGGCACCGGCGATGTCGTCCGGCAGGTCTTCCCGGCCTATAAACGGCGACTTGCCGAGGGTGATGGCGCGCAGGATGGCATGCTCCAGTTCCCGGACGTTTCCCGGCCAGGCGTATGAAGCCAGGAGATATTGGGATTCAGGGGTGATGCCCTGGACCGGAGGCTGGGACGGCGGGCGGACCTGTCGGTATTTCCCGAGGAAATGCGCGGTCAGGAGGGGGATGTCTTCGCGTCGCTCGGCGAGACTCGGCATGTGGATGGAAATGACATTCAGGCGGTAGAACAGATCGGCGCGGAATTTTCCTTCGCGGATCGCCTTCTGAAGATCGATGTTGGTGGCCGCGATGATGCGGACATTCGCCGTGAGCGTCTGGTTTCCGCCGATGCGTTTGTACTCCTTCTTCTGCAGCAGGCGCAGCAGGTCTGCCTACATTTTCGGCGGGCAGTCGCCGATCTCGTCGAGAAAAACGGTGCCGCCTTCGGCGGATTCGAACAGTCCTTTCCGCAGCCGGTCGGCGCCCGTGAACGCGCCCCGCTCATGGCCGAAGAGCTCGCTGCCGAGCAGGGTCTCGGGGAAGGCGCTGCAGTTGACGGCATGAAAATCCTTCGCCGAGCGCGGGCTGTTTCGATG
This Terriglobia bacterium DNA region includes the following protein-coding sequences:
- a CDS encoding SGNH/GDSL hydrolase family protein, with product MYRFRMMLSSFLLLSFSAVPAGSQSGSVPGQWVTTWAGAIQRFVEIPAYGGAMPAPEFRDAWLHGVLSNQTVRIIVRSSLSGSRIRIRLSNAFGTHPLIIGAAHIAAVPSGTAQIMNSAAASSAAVSRGVGNSPSIVRLVIPDQDKEIAGTDRMILFGGRPSVIIAPGETAISDPMDFETRGAGFLAVSLYLPNKTEPATVVGSATTASVFQGDATAMASETSVLQRGPARGSLWLSSVEVFGSAESTGIMIIDDDSRWRDGLSPGAGWQVPLMDRLLSNGGSNRFAVLNSSMNDCPLIGNCRPTAVERIQEAARNQEGVKWVILATGFDDILNASYDSGVLGQAPLKTTVEDVIATLREIIAEAHAAGLRITGVTYPPFFGTPRYTEKGDAMREAVNEWIRAGGAFDAVADFDRAVRDPNYPSQRQSLFVGENPAFLGNLGFQAMANSIDASVLTR
- a CDS encoding DUF433 domain-containing protein, giving the protein MKSDDLITVDSEILGGTPVFKGTRVPVKTLFDYLEHNYTLEEFLACFPSITREMARWILERSETALLSKS
- a CDS encoding helix-turn-helix domain-containing protein, which gives rise to MPSLAERREDIPLLTAHFLGKYRQVRPPSQPPVQGITPESQYLLASYAWPGNVRELEHAILRAITLGKSPFIGREDLPDDIAGAAKPPNLGRWETEVAAAKKKILERAMKETGGNRAEAAKLLNLHPTYFASLCKQFDVKWPL